Within the Limnothrix sp. FACHB-406 genome, the region AAAGATTGGCAGCGTTGATAGTTGGCTCCCTGGCCCATTTTAAAAGCCGGTGTTTCCGCTGGCGCGGCCAAATTGCTCGCAACTCATTCAAATAATTCAGAAATTGAATTCAGGGGATTCAGAAACTTGATTCAGGAACAGATTCAAAAGCTGGTCTGTTCACTGGCGCGGCCCAATGGCTCCCCAGCAAATCCTAAGCATGATCCCAATCAGCCCACCAATCAGCCCCTTGCGATCGCCTGAAATGGCCCTACGCTGGTCGATTGTGTTGCGCGATCGCGGCGTTCGCGCCCCCGTCTTCTCAACCTGCTCGCTTAACCTTCCCCGATCGCCCCATGGCCCCCTTTAATCCCCTCAGCGGAACCATCATCAACATTGCCACCATCTTGGTTGGCAGCGGCCTGGGTTTGCTACTGCGCAACTACTGGTCTGCCAACATGCTGCAAATCGTCACCCAAGGCGTGGCGCTGATTGTGATTTTGGTGGGGTTGCAAATGGCCCAAAGCCTGAGCCGGCTTCAGGGCATTGCGATCGATGGGATTGTGTTGGGGCTGGTGGCGCTGGTGGTGGGCGGCCTGGTGGGAGAAGCCTTGGCGATCGAACGCCGCTTGCAACAGTGGGGCGACTGGCTCAAGAGCAAAGTCAAGGGCGACGGTCAATTCACCGAAGGCTTTGTGGCCGCCAGTTTGTTGTTCTGCGTGGGGCCCATGGCCCTGGTGGGCTGTCTGAACAACGGTCTCACGGGCGACGATCGAATCTTGATTCTCAAGGCCTCCATGGACGGCCTGGCGGCGATCGCCCTGGCCGGTAGCTCCGGGTTGGGGGTGGCCTTTTCAGTGTTGCCCCTGGGGATCTATCAAGGGGCCCTGTCCCTGGCGGCGGGCTTGCTGACCCAATTTGTGCCCAACCCAGCCACCGATCCCCAGGTGTTGGCCCTCACTGGTGTGGGCGGCTTGGCCATTGTGGCGATCGGGTTGAACCTGTTGGCGGTGACTCAAATTCGGGTTGGTTCGTTTTTGCCAGCCCTGGCGATCGCTCCGGCTATGTATGCTCTGCTCCGGGCGATCGGCTAACCGACCTGAAAACAGTCATAGCAGGGGCTGGGAAATGCTTTTCAATCATGCTTCCAAAATGAGCCTTCCAGGGCTGGACTATTTTGGTGGCATCAGCGATTCCCGAGAGGTATCAATAGTCACCGTCAGCGGCAGCCAGAACCAGGAATAGAAATCAGACAGCCTGTAATTTCAGCTTTTTTCAAGTATTTCAACTTTTTTCAAGTTCTAATTGTTTTAAGTGGGCATTTTTGAAGATTCAGAACATCTTCATCACGGTAGACAATGCCTTTTCGCCCTGTTAGCCTAGAAACCAGGGATTATTAAAAATATTGGGACTGAGTGATTCGTTTCACCCATTAAGTTTTTTGTGGT harbors:
- a CDS encoding DUF554 domain-containing protein is translated as MAPFNPLSGTIINIATILVGSGLGLLLRNYWSANMLQIVTQGVALIVILVGLQMAQSLSRLQGIAIDGIVLGLVALVVGGLVGEALAIERRLQQWGDWLKSKVKGDGQFTEGFVAASLLFCVGPMALVGCLNNGLTGDDRILILKASMDGLAAIALAGSSGLGVAFSVLPLGIYQGALSLAAGLLTQFVPNPATDPQVLALTGVGGLAIVAIGLNLLAVTQIRVGSFLPALAIAPAMYALLRAIG